ACGTTACGTTGTTTGGTGCCGAATCGCACAAATTAGCGCTGAAAagaggccagagattcgaactAATAAAAGGATTACAAATCGGACAGAACAGCTGCGGCTGGGTACAGCGACAGGTTGGCATGCTCCTGCATCCGCTGCAGGGCTACTGCGCATGCACACTGAACACTTGCTGGCGTACTATATTGCGGTTCAAATCTGTAATTAATCCTCTAGAGAATACGATTATTTGTATTTTTAGGGAAATCGGAGTAGTATTATTTGAGCGGCCGTGAGGATTCAGCATTGGAGCAGACAGAGCATGGACATTGCCTCAAAATGCAAGGAGCATTACTGGAGATCGATTATCACGTTGGCTGTCGTCAGATCTAAATTGGAAAGAGGTCACGAGCGTTAAGTTACTCCGTGAGTCGATAATTGACAGAGCCAAGCCAATGAATCCGGCTCCGTCCACCCTGCCAACCGCGTCCCCGACGCCTGCCGGCTTGTTGGCCTGACACTTGTTCATACCTGTCAGAATTAGCAACGCGGGCAGGACACACTTGTAACCTTGCAAGAAtaagctgtcaaaaaaaacatgcaaagcagaaaatcttatactccctcgtccaacaaaaaatgtcttaacttggactaaatttgaatgctaGTATACACTAAGtctgtttagatacatccaaattttgacaaacttgaaacatcttttgttggacggagggagtacgatcCAAGGATGTACGACCTAACCCTGGACCCAATCCTTCATGCTTAGAGCATCTTCGACATTCAGATTCTAAAGCCGGTActgaggagagagagaaagtgCAACCTTATACTAACAACCGCTTCAACGGTGGGTTTCTTTTCCTTGTTACTAACCATCCTAAAGTATTGATAATTTATTGTATCTGGTCTCACAAAAACATCATGCAAGTAACAACTAGCCCTCCAATAGTATTCTAGTTGTTATTTAGACCTCGGTATGCTTGAACTACCAGTTTCTCTTGTGAGAAACCATTACTTCATCTCTCCTATCTTTTTCACATCCACATCATCAAATATTGACATGTCATCACTTTAGTAACAACTGAATCATCTTGTTGGAGATGTCCTTCGGTCTCCCAAGTTCCAATTCAATCATAAACCAATCTTAACTCTGCCGGCATGGGTCACGGAGGATTTTTTACCCATTTGAAGATTCTGAGGCCATGCATTGACCATGTGAGTTACTCGGAAAATAATCCTAAAAGACCTGATCTCTGGCTCTAGTCTGGAAGACAGTGTGCATCATATGACACGTTAGATTAGCTTTCAAAACTAATCTCAAAATATTAGAAGttagaaagaaaataacacTCACGTTTGTACTACAGTGGATTGGCCACATGTCCCAAGATGAACATGATCTTTTAATCTTTCAGTGCCGCAAGGAAAAGACATAAATTTTGAACAAAATCTACAAGTTAGAGAGTTTATGTTTGTGATCCTCATAAAAATAGTTTATTATTTTAAGGTTACTCTCAATGCATTGTATCTTAAAATTAAATGCATATCTAGATATAACCCTACTAGTGCTTTGTATCTTAATGTGCTTTTTGTGAGAAAAACATAGCCTTATATTCCACATTAAAATCCGTATACTAGAGCATCTACCATAAGGTTAGTAGTTACTAATACAATATCATGCAATATTTGATGATGTggctgcaaaaagaaaagaagagatgaAGTAATGATCTCTTCTCGGAAAACTGGTACTGCACGGACATGTGAAAGCCTAAGAAAGTACCATCGGAGAGCTAGAGTTGTACACGTATATCATGGTGTTGGAACAAGAGTTGTTACTTGTTACTTATATCATGGTTTCGTGGGATCAACTATATATTATAATATTTTTTGTAGTGTTAGTTCAATGTGAAGAAGCTACTTGTTTGAGAGGTTAGCACTTCATTTAAGATTGTTCATTATTTCTCTTCTTTGTAACAATCTTAGGgtctctttgattcaaaggattttcatATGAATTTTGAGAATTCTTCCTGTGTGGATTGTTTGATCTATAAGATTAAATTCTAAGTAATATTTTCCTAGATTCCACTGCACTACATTtagtaggaaaaaaaaatgcacagtCCAAGCTCTTTTAATATTCTTCAGTTTTTCCTGTTTTCAGTCAAACAAAATTGGACTCAACCATAATCTTGTGGAATTTAAATGGACGTAACATATATTGTAATCATGTAATTTTTTCtatcctactccctccgtctcataaatgactttctattacatgtatctagacgcttttaggcatagatacatccatatttaggtaaatttaagtcacttaatatgagacggaggccGTATGTTTCTTTATCTCGCGAATCAAAGAGCCCCTTGGTATGTACTCGTAGAAGAGTTGGCGATGCATTATACAAGTATACAAGAGGGAGTGCAAACTCTTGCTTACCTTGTTAATGGAGTAGGCTTTTACATCTATTTTTGTCATGGTGGTAGTATACGGTAGAGTTGAGAcgtcaggactcaggagacGCCTGGAAAAGTTTAATCATGCGCACTCCCGTCAGCTCCACACCGCGTGCCAGACTTCTAGTGCCACCTAAACCTTCGGAGTTCGGACTGTGCGTGCCACCTATATAAACCCCCATTCCCTGGCATTTGCCGAATTAACTCCCAACCAAACCTCCCCAACTTTCAATTCCCTACATCGACGCGCACCTACCAGCAACAGCTCACCATCACGCCCACACGTCAAGCCAAACCCCCGAAAGGGGCGCCTCCGCTGTCCCGCTCCGCGCGTTccacatggcggcggcggcggcggccaagccCGTGCCCGTAGAGCGGCTCGCGCAGCGCCTGGTCGCGCCGGCGGGGCCGACGCCGGAGGGCCCGCTCCGCCTGTCGTGGCTCGACCGCTACCCGACCCAGATGGCTCTCATCGAGTCGCTGCACGTGTTCAAGCCCGACATGGCCAGGGAAGGGGATTCccccgccagggccgtggagCGGGCCCTGGCGAGGGCGCTTGTCGACTACTACCCGCTGgccggccgcctcgccgtGTCCGATGCCGGCGAGCTGCAGGTGGACTGCCGCGACGGTGGGGTCTGGTTCATCGAGGCCGCCGTCAGGTGTCGGCTGGAGGACGTCGACTATCTGGAGTACCCTCTCGCCGTCGACAAGGACGAGCTGCTCCCCCACCCGCGCCCCAAGCCCACCCACGAGGAAGAGAGCAAGCTCATCTTGCTCGTCCAGGTACTGCGTTCTGCTCTGGATTTGAGGAATTCGACTCGCATTGCCGCTGCGTCGGTGGTGGTTCTGATTTCATTTTTACGGTGATTTCTACGCAGGTGACGACGTTCGATTGCGGCGGCTTCGTGGTGGGGTTCCGCTTCAGCCACGCGGTGGCGGACGGGCCAGGGGCGGCGCAGTTCATGGGCGCGGTGGGGGAGCTGGCGCGCGGGGCGGGCCGCATCTCGGTGCCCCCGGCGTGGGGCCGCGACGCCATCCCGGACCCGGCCGGCGCGCTCGTGGGCCGCCTCCCGGAGCCCGCCGGCGCCAAGCGGCTCGAGTACCTCGCCATCGACATCTCCGCGGACTACATCAACCACTTCAAGGCCCAgttcgcggcggccacgggcgGGGCCCGGTGCTCGGCGTTCGAGGTGCTCATCGCCAAGGCGTGGCAGAGCAGGACACGCGCCGCGGGCTTCGACGAGGAATCCCCCGTCCATCTCTCCTTCGCCATGAACGCGCGGCCGCTCCTCCACGCGCGCCTCCCTTCCGGGGGCGCGGGATTCTACGGCAACTGCTACTACATCATGCGCGTCTCCTCCACGGCCGGTAAGGTGGCCTCGTCCTCCATGGCCGACGTCGTCAAGATCATCAAGGAAGGGAAGAAGCGGCTGCCTTCAGAGTTCGCGCGGTGGGCCGCGGGGGAGATGGCCGGCGTGGACCCGTACCAAATCACCTCCGACTACCGGACGCTGCTCGTCTCCGACTGGACCCGGCTGGGCTTCGCCGAGGTGGACTACGGCTGGGGCCCGCCGGCCCACGTCGTGCCGCTCACGAACCTGGACTACATCGCCACGTGCATCCTCGTCAAGCCCTGGGCGCACAAGCCAGGCGCGCGCCTTATCACGCAGTGCGTCACGCCCGACCGCGTGGCCGCCTTCCACGACGCCATGGTGGACACCAACTAGGTCCGTTCCACCGCTTCCCAGTTCCCACGACGCTCATCCTCTGCTTTCTCCATCCACGGGGTTCCCTGCATTTCCTTACAGCGGCAATGAACTAGTAGTTGTTAATTACAGCTTGGTGAGCAACAATAATGGTAAACTAAGCAAGAATAGTGGTAAACTGGTAGTGAAGAAAGGCATCAAAGAAGGacggaagaaagaagaagaagactagAACAGAACATAACGATATGGGGGACAGGTAGACACAGCTAAATGGCGGTTGGCAATAGTGGAATTGGTATTGGATTCCTTTGGACGTTCTCGGTGGTGTTTGGTGAAGACTGTGTACGACAAGGGGGTTCTAGTTGAAGGATCAAGGCGCCACCGACTAGTCTCCCCTTCCGTCAGCGTATTGTACtattcaattttattttttattttttaaaatataaacCCGCAAGGTGTATAGACTTTTCTGTAGTTGATATCTTCAGGTGTTGTTCTGTCCATGTAAGATAACTAATCCTTGTACATTACCTGTCTAAACTCCAACTGGTAAGAGGACCCTAGTTTGATGCCCTGTTGTAGTTTTTCGTGTAAAGAGCTGGTACTTACTACTTAGTTTAACTTCCCAACGGAGTAGTAATTTTGATTCAGTATCATTCTGCTGTAATTTTTGGCAAGAAAGAGCTGCCTTCAGATGGCAGTTGAGCTTCAGCATCATTCACGTAGCCATGACAGCGGCCAAACTAGTCTGCTACTCGAGTAAAGCTGGCTAGTCTGCGTCTCTCCGAAG
The Brachypodium distachyon strain Bd21 chromosome 2, Brachypodium_distachyon_v3.0, whole genome shotgun sequence genome window above contains:
- the LOC100840617 gene encoding acyl transferase 7; translation: MAAAAAAKPVPVERLAQRLVAPAGPTPEGPLRLSWLDRYPTQMALIESLHVFKPDMAREGDSPARAVERALARALVDYYPLAGRLAVSDAGELQVDCRDGGVWFIEAAVRCRLEDVDYLEYPLAVDKDELLPHPRPKPTHEEESKLILLVQVTTFDCGGFVVGFRFSHAVADGPGAAQFMGAVGELARGAGRISVPPAWGRDAIPDPAGALVGRLPEPAGAKRLEYLAIDISADYINHFKAQFAAATGGARCSAFEVLIAKAWQSRTRAAGFDEESPVHLSFAMNARPLLHARLPSGGAGFYGNCYYIMRVSSTAGKVASSSMADVVKIIKEGKKRLPSEFARWAAGEMAGVDPYQITSDYRTLLVSDWTRLGFAEVDYGWGPPAHVVPLTNLDYIATCILVKPWAHKPGARLITQCVTPDRVAAFHDAMVDTN